The genomic segment GCATCGCTGGGCGACGGTCTGCGCGGCCTCTACGAGCCGATTCACGGCTCGGCGCCGGACATCGCGGGCAAGGGCATCGCCAACCCGGTCGGCACGATCCTGAGCGCGGCCCTGCTGCTGCGCTACTCGCTCAAACTGGACGCTGAGGCCCTCGCCATCGAGAACGCAGTGGAACGCGCCATCGCCGACGGATTCCGCACCGCCGACATCGCGGCGAAAGGCGAGACGGTGTCGACGACCACGCAGATGACCGACGCGATCCTGGCGCGTATCGGGTAAATACGACGAAAACAGACAAAGCAAAACCCCGCTCTCAAACGAGAGCGGGGTTTTTGCGTGGTGCCGAGAGAGGGACTTGAACCCTCACGGACTTGCGCCCACACGCCCCTGAAACGTGCGCGTCTGCCAATTCCGCCACCTCGGCACGCGGAAAATATTATAACGCAGGCTTTCAGGAGTGTCAAAATCGCGAGTCAGGGACCAGCAATTCTCAATTTGGCTTTGGACGCGTACTGTCCAATGCCGGCTTGTCATGCGCTGGTGTTCAGGTGTTTATCACGCAAGCCAATTCGACGAGTAATAACTGCTTCCCTCCCCCCGGCCCCCTCCCAACGAAGTTGGGAGGGGGAGAGATTCTAAGGGGAGGTGCGCGGCGGCGCAGCCGCCGCGCACCTCCCCGTTAGCTTTTCCCCTTCTCCCCCGCGCGCGGGGGAGAAGGGGCCAGGGGATGAGGAGGCATACTGGCGGCCGACTCCAAAATGAGAATTGCTGTCAGGGACCTACCGATACCTCTGTGCCGATTCCCTGCCATGTCATTCTACGTCGCTGTGCACCCGGCATGGCACTGAAAGGAAGCGTGATCCGATAAAGCGGTGTCATGCGCGCTTCGAGTCTCCCGCAGAAACGATGAGATCGGGGAAGCGATCGGATATCAGATTCAGCACGACATTATGCTCAAGTAGCGCTTTGAGTCCCGAAAGCACCAGTGCAAACCCCTCCATGGAATCGAGCGCCTGTTTTACCACCTCATCTCCATCACCGTCAAAGCCGCTGTTCGTGATGCTGACGAACGTCGCGTGCTCGCCGCGCGGAGAAAACGTCCATTCGACCTCGGTGGGCTTGCCATAGGCGCCCCATTCGATGAGGATTCGCCCGTTTTTCTCAAGCGCTTTCACGCCGACTTGAACGGAAGCGCCATACATCTCCCAGTCCCATTGAATCTGCTTCCCGGTCTCAAGCCTTCCGCTGCT from the Chloroflexota bacterium genome contains:
- a CDS encoding SRPBCC family protein, which translates into the protein MPAQPSAHVERPTNLQLTHAPFAKTEMLIRKPVAEVFEAFVNPEITCKFWFSKSSGRLETGKQIQWDWEMYGASVQVGVKALEKNGRILIEWGAYGKPTEVEWTFSPRGEHATFVSITNSGFDGDGDEVVKQALDSMEGFALVLSGLKALLEHNVVLNLISDRFPDLIVSAGDSKRA